The following proteins come from a genomic window of Acidimicrobiales bacterium:
- a CDS encoding citrate synthase encodes MTTPDTGSPNTAPPGLKGLAVADTMLGDVRGQEGFFHYRQYDAAELARHASLEDVWTLQLRGALPTEAVTVEAGAHRWLPEPVAALVDATAERVADPMVTLRVGLLALGDVEGRGSMLDRSLDQLHDDARRLVAVVPTILARHQRVRQGEDPVAPDPTMGHAADYLRMATGRVPDPAAARAVEQYLVATVDHGFNASTFTGRVVASTGADMAGALVAAVGALTGPLHGGAPSRCIQMIEEIGAPDRAADWVRARLDAGEKIMGFGHAVYRAEDPRGVVLREAAERLGGDLVERAAGMETEILAVLAEWKPEPRIVTNVEYWASVVLELAGLPRAMFTPTFSVSRAIGWSAHLIEQHGVGKIVRPSARYVGPEPTIGVPIRNRVPT; translated from the coding sequence ATGACAACACCCGACACTGGTTCTCCCAACACTGCCCCACCCGGCCTCAAGGGTCTGGCCGTCGCCGACACCATGCTCGGCGATGTCCGTGGCCAGGAAGGCTTCTTCCACTACCGCCAGTACGACGCAGCCGAACTGGCCCGCCACGCCTCGCTCGAGGACGTGTGGACACTCCAGTTGCGAGGAGCCCTCCCGACCGAGGCCGTGACGGTGGAAGCGGGTGCCCACCGCTGGCTGCCCGAGCCGGTGGCCGCGCTCGTCGATGCCACCGCCGAACGGGTCGCCGACCCCATGGTGACACTGCGCGTCGGCCTGTTGGCGCTCGGCGACGTCGAGGGCCGGGGTTCGATGCTCGATCGTTCGCTCGATCAACTGCACGACGACGCCCGGCGGCTGGTGGCCGTCGTGCCGACGATTCTCGCCCGTCACCAACGAGTGCGGCAGGGAGAGGATCCGGTCGCCCCGGATCCGACGATGGGTCACGCGGCCGACTACCTGCGGATGGCCACCGGGCGGGTACCCGACCCGGCCGCAGCTCGCGCCGTCGAGCAGTACCTCGTCGCCACCGTCGACCATGGCTTCAATGCGTCGACCTTCACCGGTCGTGTCGTCGCCAGCACCGGGGCCGACATGGCCGGTGCCCTGGTCGCCGCGGTCGGGGCGCTCACCGGGCCGCTCCACGGCGGTGCCCCCAGTCGGTGCATCCAGATGATCGAGGAGATCGGCGCCCCCGATCGGGCGGCCGACTGGGTTCGTGCCCGACTCGATGCCGGCGAGAAGATCATGGGCTTCGGTCACGCGGTGTACCGCGCCGAGGACCCGCGGGGTGTCGTGTTGCGCGAGGCAGCCGAGCGTCTCGGCGGTGATCTGGTCGAGCGAGCCGCCGGCATGGAGACGGAGATTCTGGCCGTGCTCGCCGAGTGGAAGCCCGAGCCGCGGATCGTGACCAACGTCGAGTACTGGGCGTCGGTGGTGCTCGAGCTGGCGGGCCTGCCCCGCGCGATGTTCACTCCGACGTTCTCCGTCAGCCGGGCGATCGGCTGGTCGGCCCATCTCATCGAACAGCACGGCGTGGGCAAGATCGTTCGACCCAGCGCCCGCTACGTCGGCCCCGAGCCGACCATCGGCGTGCCGATCCGAAATCGCGTGCCGACCTGA
- a CDS encoding cytochrome P450: MSTVEHQGFEGVDLWDMDAFQRQEHHAMLEQLRETEPGIHWIDEGDKGPGFWAITRLAHLKEINRQAEIFSSNKGGTQMQERVRGDDIDSFQNDSLMLSMDPPKHTRYRRIVSRGFTPRMINLLEDYLHNRTQMIIDRVSERGTAEFVTELSAELPLQAIAEMVGIPLEDRSKIFDWTNSMIGADDPDFAASEDEVMGAFGELFAYSNALQNDRRDKPADDIITTLLSANVDGEALDEVEFDMFFLLLCVAGNETTRNSITRGMHGFFEFPDQWELYKSDPDKYADTMVDEVVRWATPVLNFRRQAMQDYEIGGVQIKENDKIVMWHIAANRDPRAFDDPWTFDITRSPNDHVGFGGGGPHFCLGSNLAKMEIALMFKGIAERLPDIHLDGEVSYLRSNFIGGVKSMPVAFTPTPSTNTMPLDRLGSAAGASGTDGYGGSVEREG; the protein is encoded by the coding sequence ATGTCGACGGTTGAACACCAAGGTTTCGAGGGAGTCGATCTCTGGGACATGGACGCGTTCCAGCGCCAGGAGCATCACGCGATGCTCGAGCAGCTTCGCGAGACCGAGCCGGGAATCCACTGGATCGACGAGGGCGACAAGGGGCCCGGCTTCTGGGCGATCACCCGCCTCGCGCACTTGAAGGAGATCAACCGTCAGGCCGAGATCTTCTCGTCGAACAAGGGCGGCACCCAGATGCAGGAGCGGGTGCGCGGCGACGACATCGACAGCTTCCAGAACGACTCGCTGATGCTGTCGATGGATCCACCGAAGCACACGCGCTACCGCCGCATCGTGAGCCGTGGTTTCACGCCGCGCATGATCAACCTGCTCGAGGACTACCTCCACAACCGCACCCAGATGATCATCGATCGGGTGAGCGAGCGCGGCACGGCCGAGTTCGTCACCGAGCTCTCGGCCGAGCTCCCACTCCAGGCGATCGCCGAGATGGTCGGTATCCCGCTCGAGGACCGGTCGAAGATCTTCGACTGGACCAACTCGATGATCGGTGCCGACGACCCCGACTTCGCGGCGAGCGAGGACGAGGTCATGGGCGCCTTCGGGGAGCTGTTCGCCTACTCGAACGCGCTGCAGAACGATCGCCGCGACAAGCCGGCCGACGACATCATCACCACGCTGCTGTCGGCCAATGTCGACGGCGAGGCGCTCGACGAGGTCGAGTTCGACATGTTCTTCCTGCTGCTGTGTGTGGCCGGCAACGAGACCACCCGCAACTCGATCACCCGCGGCATGCACGGCTTCTTCGAGTTTCCCGATCAGTGGGAGCTCTACAAGAGCGATCCCGACAAGTACGCCGACACGATGGTCGACGAGGTCGTGCGCTGGGCCACCCCCGTGCTCAACTTCCGGCGTCAGGCCATGCAGGACTACGAGATCGGTGGGGTGCAGATCAAGGAGAACGACAAGATCGTGATGTGGCACATCGCCGCCAACCGCGATCCCCGTGCCTTCGACGACCCGTGGACCTTCGACATCACCCGCAGCCCCAACGACCACGTGGGGTTCGGTGGCGGCGGCCCGCACTTCTGCCTCGGCTCCAACCTCGCGAAGATGGAGATCGCCTTGATGTTCAAGGGCATCGCCGAACGCTTGCCCGACATCCACCTCGATGGTGAGGTCTCCTATCTCCGTTCGAACTTCATCGGCGGGGTCAAGTCGATGCCGGTTGCGTTCACGCCCACGCCTTCGACCAACACCATGCCGCTGGACCGTCTCGGTTCGGCCGCCGGCGCTTCGGGCACCGACGGCTACGGCGGCTCGGTCGAGCGCGAGGGCTAG
- a CDS encoding pyridoxal-dependent decarboxylase: protein MTPEEFRVAAHELVDWIADRRAEVESRPVRPDVEPGDIAARLPATPPTTPVDGAVVLDDLDRLIAPGITEVQHPMHFGWFPSNASLSSVLGDVASSGLASLGISWESSPALTEVEEVMVDWMRQLTGLDDGWHGVIQDTASTACLVAMLAARERATDHSQVTTGLAGVSSPLCVYTTEEAHSSVRKGALLAGFGGDHIRSVAVDPVSRSMRADALAAEMARDRDAGRRPAIVVASAGSTGTTAFDPIDEIVEAAAVHGAWVHVDAAMAGAALVLPEMRSLFVGLEGADSLSWNPHKWFGTILDCSLMYLRDPDHLIRVMSTNPSYLRSTAGGDATQYRDWGIPLGRRFRALKLWYQLRIDGIEEIRTRLRRDLENAAWLAERFRALPDWEVVAPVPLQTVCVRHVPPGLSAPDHGDELDEHTLRWLRAINTSGEAFLSPSVLDGRWMVRVSVGVESTERHHLERLVELMTATATAAADSA, encoded by the coding sequence GTGACGCCTGAGGAGTTCCGGGTTGCGGCACACGAGCTGGTCGACTGGATCGCCGACCGGCGCGCCGAGGTCGAGTCGCGTCCCGTTCGCCCGGACGTGGAGCCGGGCGATATCGCGGCCCGTCTGCCGGCCACGCCGCCCACCACCCCGGTGGATGGCGCGGTCGTACTCGACGATCTCGACCGCCTGATCGCGCCGGGCATCACCGAGGTCCAGCACCCGATGCACTTCGGGTGGTTCCCGTCGAACGCCAGCCTCTCGTCGGTGCTCGGCGACGTCGCGTCGTCGGGACTCGCATCGTTGGGCATCTCGTGGGAGTCGTCGCCCGCCCTCACCGAGGTCGAGGAGGTGATGGTCGATTGGATGCGTCAGCTGACCGGCCTCGACGACGGCTGGCACGGCGTGATCCAGGACACCGCGTCCACCGCGTGCCTCGTGGCCATGCTCGCCGCCCGAGAGCGGGCCACCGATCACTCCCAGGTCACGACCGGCCTCGCCGGCGTGTCCTCGCCGCTGTGCGTCTACACCACCGAGGAAGCCCATTCGTCGGTTCGTAAGGGCGCGTTGCTGGCCGGCTTCGGCGGCGATCACATCCGGTCGGTGGCGGTCGATCCGGTCAGCCGCAGCATGCGGGCCGACGCGCTCGCCGCTGAGATGGCGCGCGACCGCGATGCCGGGCGGCGGCCGGCGATCGTCGTGGCGTCGGCCGGCTCGACCGGCACCACCGCGTTCGACCCGATCGACGAGATCGTGGAAGCAGCGGCGGTCCACGGTGCGTGGGTGCACGTCGATGCGGCCATGGCCGGTGCCGCCCTCGTGCTTCCCGAGATGCGGTCGCTGTTCGTCGGACTGGAGGGCGCCGACTCGCTGTCGTGGAATCCCCACAAGTGGTTCGGCACGATCCTCGACTGCTCACTCATGTATCTGCGCGATCCCGATCATCTGATCCGGGTGATGTCGACCAACCCGAGCTACCTCCGCTCGACCGCCGGCGGCGACGCCACCCAGTACCGCGACTGGGGAATCCCCCTCGGGCGCCGCTTTCGAGCGTTGAAGCTCTGGTACCAGCTGCGCATCGACGGCATCGAGGAGATCCGGACCCGCCTGCGCCGCGATCTCGAGAACGCGGCGTGGCTGGCGGAGCGGTTCCGCGCGCTGCCCGACTGGGAGGTCGTCGCGCCGGTTCCCCTGCAGACCGTGTGTGTCCGACATGTGCCTCCGGGTCTCTCGGCCCCCGACCACGGAGATGAACTCGACGAGCACACGCTCCGGTGGCTGCGGGCCATCAACACTTCGGGCGAGGCGTTCCTGTCGCCGTCGGTGCTCGACGGGCGGTGGATGGTGCGGGTGTCGGTCGGGGTCGAGTCGACCGAGCGACACCACCTCGAACGTCTGGTCGAACTGATGACCGCGACTGCGACCGCAGCCGCAGACTCAGCCTGA
- a CDS encoding aminotransferase class V-fold PLP-dependent enzyme, with the protein MTPRIDLGPFPTRPGFDDVRRRDVDDPLASFAARFEVADPSLIYLDGNSLGRLPSAAPAVIDHVVRAQWGDRLIRSWNEGWWDLASDVGDLIAPLIGAGPGEVIVSESTTTNLHKLAGAALDARPERTTLVTDDLNFPSDIHVLAGLAARSGRELCVVGSDGVDGPVDGLLAAIDETTALVSLSSTAFKSGYTYDLAAITAAAHDVGALVLWDLSHSAGAVEIDLGGVGADLAVGCTYKFLNGGPGSPAFLYVRRDLQDELHNPITGWWGDADPFEFGLDHAPATGIRRFQVGTAPVLSLAATAPGIELVAEAGMPAIAVKGRALVEFVRELADERLVPLGFRWASPRQPARCGAAAALAHADAWRITRALIEIGNVVPDFRTPDNLRLGLSPLTTSFVDVHTAIERLALIVESGIHESFTPDRTAVT; encoded by the coding sequence GTGACGCCCCGCATCGACCTCGGCCCGTTTCCCACTCGCCCGGGCTTCGACGATGTCCGACGCCGTGACGTCGACGACCCGTTGGCCTCGTTCGCGGCTCGGTTCGAGGTCGCCGATCCGTCGCTGATCTATCTCGACGGCAACTCGCTCGGCCGACTCCCGAGCGCGGCGCCGGCGGTGATCGATCATGTCGTCCGTGCCCAGTGGGGCGATCGTCTGATCCGATCCTGGAACGAGGGGTGGTGGGATCTGGCGTCCGATGTCGGCGACCTGATCGCGCCGCTGATCGGCGCCGGGCCGGGCGAGGTGATCGTCTCGGAATCGACTACGACCAACCTCCACAAGCTGGCCGGGGCGGCCCTCGATGCCCGGCCGGAGCGCACGACCCTGGTCACCGACGATCTGAACTTTCCGTCGGACATCCATGTGCTCGCCGGTCTCGCGGCCCGGTCGGGCCGCGAGCTCTGCGTCGTCGGCTCCGATGGCGTCGACGGCCCGGTCGATGGGCTGTTGGCGGCGATCGACGAGACCACGGCCCTCGTGTCGCTGTCGTCGACCGCGTTCAAGTCGGGCTACACCTACGACCTCGCAGCCATCACCGCCGCCGCCCACGACGTGGGTGCGCTGGTTCTCTGGGATCTCAGCCATTCGGCCGGCGCGGTCGAGATCGATCTCGGTGGGGTCGGGGCCGACCTGGCCGTCGGCTGCACCTACAAGTTCCTCAACGGCGGGCCCGGGTCGCCGGCCTTCCTCTACGTGCGGCGCGACCTTCAGGACGAGTTGCACAACCCGATCACCGGATGGTGGGGCGACGCCGACCCGTTCGAATTCGGCCTCGACCACGCCCCCGCCACCGGCATCCGCCGATTCCAGGTCGGTACCGCCCCGGTCCTGTCGCTGGCCGCGACGGCTCCGGGCATCGAGTTGGTGGCCGAGGCGGGGATGCCGGCGATCGCCGTGAAGGGCCGAGCTCTGGTCGAATTCGTCCGGGAGTTGGCCGACGAACGCCTCGTCCCGTTGGGGTTCCGCTGGGCCTCGCCCCGCCAGCCGGCGCGTTGCGGAGCCGCCGCCGCCCTGGCCCATGCCGATGCCTGGCGGATCACCCGCGCGCTCATCGAGATCGGCAACGTCGTTCCCGACTTCCGGACTCCCGACAACCTCCGTCTCGGGCTGTCCCCGCTCACGACATCCTTCGTCGACGTCCACACGGCCATCGAGCGGCTGGCGCTGATCGTCGAAAGCGGCATCCACGAGTCGTTCACCCCCGATCGCACCGCCGTCACCTAA
- a CDS encoding HTTM domain-containing protein, whose protein sequence is MIFFDQDWPSRLRGQRRPGDVDPATPARSSPRVRRLLMAFAVLQLALPLRHYALPGNVRWNEQGYYLAWRVMLTEKAGSLEFAVTDPATGDEWEAGPELVLTDWQTTQAAIRPDLIRQTAELIEAHYGRDLEVRARSFVSMNGRPAIPMFDPAVDLTGDLDGRAWILPGP, encoded by the coding sequence TTGATCTTCTTCGATCAGGACTGGCCATCGCGGCTGCGTGGCCAGCGCCGGCCGGGCGATGTAGACCCGGCGACGCCGGCCCGCTCGAGCCCCCGGGTCCGTCGCCTCCTGATGGCCTTCGCGGTGTTGCAGCTCGCGTTGCCCCTGCGCCACTACGCGCTCCCGGGCAACGTCCGTTGGAACGAGCAGGGCTACTACCTGGCGTGGAGGGTGATGCTGACCGAGAAGGCGGGCAGTCTCGAGTTCGCGGTCACCGACCCCGCGACGGGTGACGAATGGGAGGCCGGACCCGAGCTGGTGCTGACCGATTGGCAGACGACCCAAGCCGCGATTCGCCCCGACCTGATCCGTCAGACGGCTGAGCTCATCGAGGCCCACTACGGTCGTGACCTCGAGGTCCGGGCCCGGTCCTTCGTCTCGATGAACGGTCGGCCGGCGATACCGATGTTCGACCCCGCCGTCGATCTCACCGGTGATCTCGACGGTCGGGCCTGGATCCTCCCCGGGCCGTAG
- a CDS encoding SGNH/GDSL hydrolase family protein produces the protein MAIGRLGVVMLVASIAASCSQAETAGPDEPECEVLVDDYGFEIEVCGSATTGTADEATAELTDLVLAIPSPDLQEIVGDALRVIGDAAAPCASFAAWAPRMSAAADALDTATAAAVADDSLDTWIGSDEAAGLATAVEQRLIDLPECDDPPSEEDGLALAGTLTSAVDRWRHAIRPGFASGSSAYWWSSDALGHSLMVQDVLADEGRIDVVVIGDSAVKLGFDPIALGDGLEQVAVGLGINGMVIGQYATWLDELDGLGAEPGLVVLQVAPYQSLYACGDLRPALQQGARERRGDAFARVAGLADIDPSRRVSGGTSGTYDSLLLDTYADFFAPGGRGLADPSRDAITEAEFDNMVDVYTAIYGNPPCTDWADALDTTLTQIEAAGATAVVVDMPVSSELDAIHQNSTNAQEDLTAPFALVADAHGVDFLDFSDLLGDDDFRDVVHPNPAGRAQLTAALLTALSPTN, from the coding sequence ATGGCGATCGGACGACTCGGCGTGGTCATGCTCGTGGCGTCGATCGCGGCGTCGTGCAGCCAGGCAGAAACCGCGGGGCCCGATGAACCGGAGTGCGAGGTCCTGGTCGACGACTACGGTTTCGAGATCGAGGTGTGCGGGTCGGCAACTACCGGCACCGCCGACGAGGCCACCGCCGAACTCACCGATCTCGTCCTGGCCATACCCTCGCCCGATCTCCAGGAGATCGTCGGCGACGCGCTGCGGGTGATCGGCGATGCCGCGGCTCCCTGTGCGTCGTTCGCGGCATGGGCGCCGCGCATGAGCGCCGCCGCCGACGCGCTCGACACCGCCACGGCCGCAGCAGTGGCCGACGACTCACTCGATACCTGGATCGGCAGCGATGAGGCTGCCGGGCTCGCCACGGCCGTCGAGCAACGGTTGATCGATCTCCCCGAGTGCGACGATCCGCCCTCTGAGGAGGACGGGCTGGCTCTGGCCGGGACCCTGACCAGCGCCGTCGATCGGTGGCGCCACGCGATCCGGCCGGGATTCGCATCCGGGTCGTCGGCCTACTGGTGGAGCAGCGACGCGCTCGGCCATTCGCTGATGGTGCAGGACGTGCTCGCCGACGAAGGACGGATCGACGTCGTCGTCATCGGAGACTCCGCTGTCAAACTCGGCTTCGACCCGATCGCCCTCGGCGACGGCCTCGAGCAGGTTGCCGTCGGCCTCGGCATCAACGGGATGGTCATCGGGCAGTACGCAACCTGGCTGGACGAGCTCGACGGGCTCGGGGCCGAGCCAGGTCTCGTGGTGTTGCAGGTCGCGCCGTACCAATCCCTCTACGCATGCGGCGACCTCCGACCCGCACTTCAACAAGGCGCGCGCGAGCGTCGAGGCGATGCGTTCGCCCGGGTCGCCGGGCTCGCCGACATCGACCCGTCCCGCCGGGTGAGCGGCGGAACGTCCGGCACCTACGACAGCCTTCTGCTCGACACCTATGCCGACTTCTTCGCCCCCGGCGGGCGGGGGCTCGCCGATCCCTCGCGCGACGCCATCACCGAGGCCGAGTTCGACAACATGGTCGACGTCTACACCGCGATCTACGGCAACCCTCCTTGTACCGACTGGGCGGACGCTCTCGACACCACCCTCACGCAGATCGAGGCCGCCGGGGCCACGGCGGTCGTGGTCGACATGCCGGTGTCGAGCGAGCTCGACGCGATCCACCAGAACTCGACGAACGCGCAGGAGGACCTCACGGCACCCTTCGCGCTCGTCGCCGACGCCCACGGCGTGGACTTCCTCGACTTCAGCGACCTCCTCGGCGATGACGACTTCCGCGACGTCGTCCACCCCAACCCGGCCGGGCGGGCGCAACTCACGGCCGCGCTGCTGACCGCGCTCTCGCCCACGAACTGA
- a CDS encoding ribonucleotide-diphosphate reductase subunit beta, whose protein sequence is MALADDYLNTSTAPAIAAADKPAGHYAAPAGSQTNILDPGFNLTLRPMRYPQFFDMYKDAIKNTWTVEEIDFSDDLTDLDRKLMPAEKHMISRLVAFFATGDSIVANNLVLNLYEHINAPEARMYLSRQLYEEALHVQFYLNLLDNYIPDPAERAEAFAAIENIPSIRAKGEFCFKWMESVGSGPLETVEDRKRFLMNLICFATCIEGLFFFAAFAYVYFLRSKGLLNGLAAGTNWVFRDESMHMNFALEVINTVRKEEPELFDDDLGERITEMIEEAVDAEFTFAEDLLGEGVPGMSTGDTRTYLEFVADQRLAQLGLAKRFGSQNPFSFMELQDVQELSNFFERTVSAYQVGVEGDVNFDEDF, encoded by the coding sequence ATGGCACTCGCCGACGACTACCTCAACACTTCGACCGCGCCCGCCATTGCGGCCGCCGACAAGCCGGCCGGTCACTACGCCGCCCCGGCGGGCAGCCAGACCAACATCCTCGACCCGGGGTTCAATCTCACCCTGCGGCCGATGCGCTACCCGCAGTTCTTCGACATGTACAAGGACGCGATCAAGAACACGTGGACGGTCGAGGAGATCGATTTCTCCGACGACTTGACCGACCTCGACCGCAAGCTCATGCCGGCCGAGAAGCACATGATCAGCCGTCTCGTGGCGTTCTTCGCCACCGGCGATTCGATCGTGGCCAACAACCTCGTCCTCAACCTCTACGAGCACATCAACGCGCCCGAGGCTCGGATGTACCTGTCGCGCCAGCTCTACGAAGAGGCGCTCCACGTCCAGTTCTACCTGAACCTGCTCGACAACTACATCCCCGACCCGGCCGAGCGGGCCGAGGCCTTCGCGGCCATCGAGAACATCCCGTCCATTCGGGCCAAGGGCGAGTTCTGCTTCAAGTGGATGGAGTCGGTGGGCAGTGGGCCGCTCGAGACGGTCGAGGACCGCAAGCGGTTCCTCATGAACCTGATCTGCTTCGCCACCTGCATCGAGGGACTGTTCTTCTTCGCCGCCTTCGCCTACGTCTACTTCTTGCGCTCCAAGGGCTTGCTCAACGGCCTCGCCGCCGGCACCAACTGGGTGTTTCGTGACGAGTCGATGCACATGAACTTCGCTCTCGAGGTCATCAACACCGTGCGCAAGGAGGAGCCCGAGCTATTCGACGACGATCTCGGCGAGCGCATCACCGAGATGATCGAAGAAGCCGTCGACGCCGAGTTCACGTTTGCCGAGGATCTCCTCGGCGAGGGCGTGCCCGGCATGTCCACGGGCGACACCCGCACGTATCTCGAGTTCGTCGCCGATCAGCGTCTGGCCCAGCTGGGCTTGGCCAAGCGCTTCGGCTCGCAGAATCCGTTCTCCTTCATGGAGCTGCAAGACGTGCAGGAGCTCTCGAACTTCTTCGAGCGCACCGTGTCGGCCTACCAGGTCGGTGTCGAAGGCGATGTCAACTTCGACGAGGACTTCTAG
- a CDS encoding ribonucleoside-diphosphate reductase subunit alpha has translation MAITENSVTEATSERLSSVGTTEAVAVTATSMRVKKRSGALEAVDVNKIVNAVARATEGLLGVDPMVVSTRTIAALADGATTRELDELSIRTAAGLIVEEPNYSKVAARLLSTYIDKEVRNQNAPWFSESVALGHAVGIIGDEVLEFVNAHAPELNAAIDSQRDKRFEFFGLRTVYDRYLLRHPETRKVIETPQYFFLRVACGLSTNPDEAIRFYDLMSSLAYLPSSPTLFNSGTTHPQMSSCYLLDSPEDSLEGIYKRYTDIARLSKFAGGIGVAWHRIRSKNSLIVGTNGLSNGIVPWLRTLDASVAAVNQGGRRKGAACVYLEAWHADIDQFLELKDNTGDHARRTHNINLANWIPDMFMERVEKDWQWSLFDPKKVPELIDTFGDEFRTIYEQAEADGKFEKQVPARQLYQRMMKTLAETGNGWMTFKDSSNEKCNQTGKGAGGDTNSRDRVVHLSNLCTEILEVTSQEETAVCNLGSVNLGEFVVETEGVTAIDFERLGEVVRQVVPFLDRVIDINYYPTSESATSNARWRPVGLGLMGLQDVFFKMGVPFDSPVARDVSRRISEEIYFNALWASTELAEASGPHGAFAETRAAAGDLQFDLWGVEPSSPERWAPLRERIETHGLRNSLMIAIAPTATIASIAGCYECIEPQVSNLFKRETLSGEFMQINRHLVKELQRRALWDAEMISDVKKAEGSIQGIERIPDDLKAVYRTAWEIPMKSLIEMAADRGAFIDQSQSLNLFMEAPTIGKLSSMYMYAWKSGLKTTYYLRSRPATRINKTTAGPDKGPDGGPDGAPKKTFTDEEAVACSLENPEHCEACD, from the coding sequence ATGGCAATCACCGAGAATTCAGTGACCGAGGCGACAAGCGAGCGACTGAGCTCCGTCGGCACCACCGAGGCGGTTGCGGTCACCGCCACCAGCATGCGCGTCAAGAAGCGCAGCGGTGCGCTCGAAGCGGTCGATGTCAACAAGATCGTGAACGCGGTGGCCCGCGCCACCGAAGGCCTGCTCGGTGTCGACCCGATGGTCGTGTCCACCCGCACCATCGCTGCCCTCGCCGACGGCGCCACCACCCGCGAGCTCGACGAGCTGTCGATCCGCACCGCCGCCGGCCTCATCGTCGAGGAACCCAACTACTCCAAGGTCGCCGCCCGCCTCCTGTCGACCTACATCGACAAGGAAGTCCGCAACCAGAACGCCCCCTGGTTCTCCGAGTCCGTCGCCCTCGGTCACGCGGTCGGCATCATCGGCGACGAGGTGCTCGAGTTCGTCAACGCCCACGCCCCCGAGCTCAACGCCGCGATCGACAGCCAGCGCGACAAGCGCTTCGAGTTCTTCGGTCTGCGCACCGTCTACGACCGCTACCTGCTGCGTCACCCCGAAACCCGCAAGGTCATCGAGACCCCGCAGTACTTCTTCCTGCGCGTCGCCTGCGGTCTGTCGACCAACCCCGACGAGGCCATCCGCTTCTACGACCTCATGTCGTCGCTGGCCTACCTGCCCTCCTCCCCCACCCTGTTCAACTCGGGCACCACCCACCCGCAGATGTCCAGCTGCTATCTGCTCGACTCCCCCGAAGACAGCCTCGAGGGCATCTACAAGCGCTACACCGACATCGCCCGCCTCTCGAAGTTCGCCGGCGGCATCGGTGTGGCCTGGCACCGCATCCGCTCGAAGAACAGCCTCATCGTGGGCACCAACGGCCTGTCCAACGGCATCGTGCCGTGGCTGCGCACCCTCGATGCCTCCGTCGCCGCGGTCAACCAGGGCGGCCGTCGCAAGGGTGCCGCGTGTGTCTACCTCGAAGCCTGGCACGCGGACATCGACCAGTTCCTGGAGCTCAAGGACAACACCGGCGACCACGCCCGTCGCACGCACAACATCAATCTCGCCAACTGGATCCCCGACATGTTCATGGAACGGGTCGAGAAGGACTGGCAGTGGAGCCTCTTCGATCCGAAGAAGGTCCCCGAACTCATCGACACCTTCGGCGACGAGTTCCGCACCATCTACGAGCAGGCCGAGGCCGACGGCAAGTTCGAGAAGCAGGTCCCGGCCCGCCAGCTCTACCAGCGCATGATGAAGACGCTGGCCGAGACCGGCAACGGCTGGATGACCTTCAAGGACTCGTCCAACGAGAAGTGCAACCAGACCGGCAAGGGCGCCGGCGGCGACACCAACTCGCGCGACCGGGTCGTCCACCTCTCCAACCTGTGCACCGAGATCCTCGAGGTCACGAGCCAGGAGGAAACCGCGGTGTGCAACCTCGGGTCGGTCAACCTCGGCGAGTTCGTGGTCGAGACCGAAGGGGTCACCGCCATCGACTTCGAGCGCCTCGGTGAGGTCGTGCGGCAGGTCGTGCCGTTCCTCGACCGGGTGATCGACATCAACTACTACCCCACCAGCGAGTCGGCCACGTCCAACGCCCGCTGGCGTCCGGTCGGCCTCGGGCTCATGGGCCTGCAGGACGTCTTCTTCAAGATGGGCGTGCCCTTCGATTCGCCGGTTGCCCGCGATGTCAGCCGTCGCATCTCCGAGGAGATCTACTTCAACGCCCTGTGGGCCTCCACCGAACTCGCCGAGGCCAGTGGTCCCCATGGGGCGTTCGCCGAGACCCGCGCCGCGGCCGGCGACCTCCAGTTCGATCTCTGGGGCGTCGAGCCGTCCAGTCCCGAGCGTTGGGCGCCGCTGCGCGAGCGCATCGAGACCCACGGCCTGCGCAACTCGCTGATGATCGCCATCGCCCCCACCGCCACGATCGCGTCGATCGCCGGTTGCTACGAGTGCATCGAGCCCCAGGTGTCCAACCTGTTCAAGCGCGAGACACTGTCGGGCGAGTTCATGCAGATCAACCGTCACCTGGTGAAGGAACTCCAGCGTCGTGCGCTGTGGGACGCCGAGATGATCAGCGACGTGAAGAAGGCCGAGGGCTCGATCCAAGGCATCGAGCGCATCCCCGACGACCTCAAGGCCGTCTACCGCACGGCCTGGGAGATCCCGATGAAGTCGCTCATCGAGATGGCGGCCGACCGTGGCGCCTTCATCGATCAGAGCCAGTCGCTCAATCTCTTCATGGAGGCACCCACCATCGGCAAGCTCTCGTCGATGTACATGTATGCGTGGAAGTCCGGGCTCAAGACCACCTACTACCTGCGTAGTCGTCCGGCCACCCGCATCAACAAGACCACGGCCGGCCCCGACAAGGGTCCCGACGGTGGTCCCGACGGCGCCCCGAAGAAGACCTTCACCGACGAAGAGGCCGTCGCCTGCTCGCTGGAGAACCCCGAGCACTGCGAGGCGTGCGACTGA